From Eriocheir sinensis breed Jianghai 21 unplaced genomic scaffold, ASM2467909v1 Scaffold5, whole genome shotgun sequence:
ccacggtgttatggactcgctcagcacgtgTGTGTATAGCCTATTCCATCTGCGTGAAGTGACTTTTCGTGTGTATTCGTGCGAAACTCAAATTGTCGCAACTCGGACATACCATCTTACACGCTcgtgaaaaataaaatgataaaaactgactaactgacgaCTCACCTCAGTGTTTCCGTCACATGGGGAGATAATAATTGCCATATCACTCAGTTACTTACGTGAAGGTTGTGGGTGGTGGCAACGTTTTCTTCCGCTCCGTGAActgacttttttttgttgttgtttgaacCTGAGACATTTTTGTCCATAGTGGCCTTATCGTTTCGTTTAGAAAGTACACATCTCATAACGATATTGTACCGTACGTGTGACCGAGTGCCATAAAATAGGCTTGAAACATGAAATACGTAGCTACTGGTGTGCAGCCGAGAACCGCCCAGAGCaattaatgtgaaaaaaaataaggaaggaggcgGCGTGAAGGACATGGACACGGATGTGTCCATGTCTGAGATCCCAGACTTAGCGTACGCATACTGTTGTTCCTGTTCTGACCGCGTCACGCATAGCGCATCGCATAGCGACTCAGTCAGAACGTGCTTATTTTGGCAAACGTCaaacatttttatcttttttatatataattttttattttatttgtgggCGCTCATGCCGCCTTTCCACAAATGCCGCCCTGGGCGGCTGCCCATATTACCAATATGAGGAACCACCCCTGACCTCTTGATAAATCCCTAAAAACCTCGCCTGGACGCGGCAAATGAAACACGCAGCCCCGCATTGCTGTGCCAAGACGTGATTTATTGAGTCTGATCACAAAGGAAATTGGCCTGAAGATAACTAGGATACATAACACATAAAACTGTGGACTTGAAAGCGACGACAGATTTCCTCTCCCCACACGTCACTGGTCGCTCGTCGTGTTGTTCCTGCGTCGCGTCAGCATCTCGGCAGCGAAGGCCACGGCGGCGAGGAAGTTCCCTGCAGGGCGAGAAGACAAGCTTTGCTCGGTATCGTCAGGCGCTTCCACcctcacatcgactatttccgAAGGTCGAAAAGATCATGCGGggtctaatgagttttttttagattcatggtacaaaagaagggtcaaactaccatcaggatcataaaactactcccgaaAATATCCAGaactcctacgtaagccttgtcaagtatgtgtgcttGAGCGCGGAAAGGTTCAAGAATACGACTATAAACGTTAGCcgcgaaatgaagaaaataatgtaggTAGCTTAATATCTGTTAaccaaaaaataacacacacacacacacacacacacgtcttaggGCCGTGtattaagacaccatcgcttctcacatcaactatttctaaaggtcaaagaagggatcaatctgtttttcatgagtattttttaaggttcatggcacagaagaaggcttaaactaccaccagggtcataaaactacccctggaaaggcctacagctcctacgaaagccttgtcaaatatgtgaacttgggcgatgaaatgttttaaaatacgacccttacccccgataaagatgaagaagacgccGTAGAAGTCCTGAAGGGTCTGTGCGCGCAGCTTGTTGGAGGAGGGCGCCTGGTCTATCGGGCCTAAGCAGAGGGAGCTGTTGGGCATCGCGCGGTACAACAGGTAGTTGATGATTCCTGCCTCGCGCAGCCTCAGGATCCTGCAAtgcatcagtcagtcaatcagtaggGACATACGTTGGGGGGAGCGTCGCCTGGCCCAGCCAATAAACCGACTTGCCCAACctacgaactctgtgggcgtccccgtgACTTCCTTCACTATGGGTTGCCTCTCATAGGGACAATGTAAAGGTATGCATACAGTAACAGTTAATATATtgattgttatatatattttcatcatggAAATTTGGCAAGAGAATTAATGTgtatgttaacccggtagctgcgtggATCATGTTGCTAAAAGGcctctctaagcgaattaatgagaaaagatCATCGCTCTCGCACACCACTTCTtaacatatatcaacgcatgtgtgatcagttaatgcatcatctatttttgggggtttatatcatggcaaaaatgtggcccgtctctggtacacggtaaagccacaaatttggcccgtcgctgctacacggttaaaatTCAGTTACGTAagattaaagaaataaaaatgttctATGTTATAAGCTCAAGCCCATATTCACTGACACTTCCGACTCGCACAACAAACATCTCCAAAGGGCACAGCGGAGGTTACTCGGGTCCTCCTGAGTGTTTtagcgttcatggtgcagaagccttgtcaaactatcactagactcataacactacccatggaagtttagttatacccacaacaacctccacgacAGCGttatcagatgtgtgtgtgtgtgagctccgaaatgtttgtAAATACACGGGCCTCAGAGCCACGCATCCAGCCAGCCACCAAGACAAGCTGACTCACACGTCGTCCACCCTGGGCCGGAGACGCGAGCCCTTCGGGAAGCCCAGCGCCTGGCTCAGCCCCTCCATGAGACGGTCGCCCTGCATCACATATTCGGTGCAGAAGCCGTTCTGGTGAAGGAACGAAATGATGAAGACTTACGTTATAGTTACGAATGttgtttttagtagtagtagtagtagtagtagtagtagtagtggtagtagtagtggaaatggAAGAAACTAGCTGTAGAAAGTAGTCgtagaaatagaaagggaagaatgtaATGTATAAGTAGAAAGTAGCAAGATAAGGTAGTAGTATgataatagaagggaaagaaagtagtcATAATAAGAAATAGAAAGTACCTACTAGtagaaacagaagggagagaagaaggggatgatgaagaagaagaagaagaattaaaagaaaacgaaaaagaagaaaagaaggaagagaaaaagaaggaaacaagaaaagcaagaaagaaaaagacgaagatgaagcagaagaagaaaaagaaggatagtgTGATCAACGCAAACACGCTTTCCTACCCTCGAGAAGGCGTGGTTCATGAAGTGTCGGAAGGAGATGCTCAAGCCGGCGATGGACATGCGGTTGCCGGCGTAGAAGAGGCGAGCTATCTCCAACTCGTCCTGCATCGTCACCACCTGGTCCTTCAAGCGTCCCAGCGGCGAGTCATCCGCGGCCGCCTGCGTCACGGAGATACACTCAGCcccttaaggggctctcacacattcccggtcccggttgcgaccgtccccgatgactcccgataagccggtcgccggtcgaccggctgtaagatcgcggattgtcggcggcagaccgccggtcgaccgccggtcgaccctgaggaccgtagacgcagccgaccaccgccggtcaactttaaaattttcaaagatatcggcgatacgcccggtcgaccggcggtgtggaaaaatgtcgccggtcgaccggcggtcagccgccgacacccacggcagaccggcggcagaccgccggtagaccggcggtagaccgcgagtgaacacctgtgtctgacctggggattagcgagggaagaaggaggaaaacgaagaggaacaggtaggagcgagggatgaagagagagagggagatgagataaaggaggaagaggaatgggtgaaagagagagaatatatatatatatatatatatatatatatatatatatatatatatatatatatatatagagagagagagagagagagagagagagagagagagagagagagagagagagagagagaggaatggaggaggaacaggtggaggagtgaggaagagagagggaggaggaagagagaggagggatggaggagaggaggaaagaagggagagagggtggaaagagatgaaaaaaggaggaagagaaatggagagagagagagagagagagagagagagagagagagagagagagagagagagttttatgcataCGAATGAATTTTGGTATGCAGCTATTtaggaggtaattataaatatatgaaaatgcaaagaaagtgtttgctcgtcgatgtgcagcaggtctcccgccggtaggccggcggtctaccgccgactgacctgctgcagtcgccggtcggagaaatcgaaaatcgtatatggtcgccggtctaccgccggtaaaccgccggcttaccggcggtaagccgccggtccggggattattgcctattttgtcggcggtcaggccccgatcggcttatcgggagtcatctattctattctttccctttcctcctctttcttcactcctaTCCTCTAATACTCTACTCtgccattctttcccttttctcctttttacctcACTATTTcccttgtcttttcttctcttttctcttctctctactaagttattctttccctttctccctggtCCTTCactttctattctcttctattgttactctttccttttcctcgtttttcttaaCCTGTTCTATTATCTGATATTCTACTAtggtattctttccttttcctccttgtccttcgccatctcccttctcttctcttctttcatcttctatccCACTacgcccttctttccttttcctcctcgttcttcgcCTTCCCGGCCCCTCCCATCCCTCATACTCACGCTGATGGCTGTGTGCGTGGCTGATGTTTCAATCAAGTACAAGGGATACTGAGACTTGTCCAGCTCCTCCAGGTTATCGAAAGGCAGCTGGACTCTCGGGGTGATCAGCATGGCCTTCAGATTGGAGCTGTACACGGTGGAGAGTATAAACGAGGCGAGGAACCAAACGCTGGCAATCACTCGTAGCGACACCGTCTTATATACCCACGTCGTTCCTTGGGGGAGAAAAATGAGCGTAGGACTAACTtattcttattaaacatttcggcactCAAGCTCACATatctggcaaggctttcgtaggagtcttgggcacttttgggggtagttttatgatcctagtggtagtctgacttcttctgtaccgtgaacctaagaataGCTCATTAGAAcatgactgatctcctttttgacctttggaaatagttgatgtgaacgacttttcctctcatttatttctgcctttAATTAGAATGTTTCTTctggtgtactctctctctctctctctctctctctctctctctctctctctctctctctgaatgaagtgaatatttattttttcaataaaaaataacatgtatacgtagttattatggatgtactcgatcatagtctaataacaataacaatatatattagcaacctagaaaaaaaaagaatcggacatgaagaattatccaataaatccaataaataaatccgaacAATCTGGTACCGTACCGAGCAatctagtaccggtaccgtatcGTTTAGCTGGcaccattagtaccggtactggtaccggtacctgcccagtgCCCACCCTAGGAGAGAGTCGCTGGCTGAGCTGGAAGCAGGACATACGTGCTCGCTGTTCCTCCGTGTGCTGGCCTGCCTGTGTTCGTGCCCTCCGTGTGCCTGTATAGCCTGTACTGTGCCCTGTGGACTAGTGTAACGTGGTTGGAGCCTGTTATTAAAGCGAGGAACCTTATGCTGTGCGCATTCTTGCCCCGCCTGTTGTCTCTCCCTGGTGTGCGGCACGCTCTGAGTGGCGTCTTGTTGCGGCGCGTCTCCCGTTGTT
This genomic window contains:
- the LOC126992649 gene encoding glutamate receptor 4-like isoform X3, encoding MDAGLSHANASCLRVMVFNYFPHMGIIGEGANRKVVGTLMPVLDIIARHVGFCLEFVVNSDNVFGEVLANGSATGTLGAVLDGQVDMTGVLTVTEGRTKHLDFSRHLFLEIMQVAVKRPVLEPDVAGFVKPFTSWVWLSIVVAMLLTALACTLLLTVWRSPTSDTPHRERDCGCGGEASLGSTLPPLLWCLAVLLSRGTTWVYKTVSLRVIASVWFLASFILSTVYSSNLKAMLITPRVQLPFDNLEELDKSQYPLYLIETSATHTAISAAADDSPLGRLKDQVVTMQDELEIARLFYAGNRMSIAGLSISFRHFMNHAFSRNGFCTEYVMQGDRLMEGLSQALGFPKGSRLRPRVDDVILRLREAGIINYLLYRAMPNSSLCLGPIDQAPSSNKLRAQTLQDFYGVFFIFIGGNFLAAVAFAAEMLTRRRNNTTSDQ
- the LOC126992649 gene encoding glutamate receptor 4-like isoform X2, giving the protein MDAGLSHANASCLRVMVFNYFPHMGIIGEGANRKVVGTLMPVLDIIARHVGFCLEFVVNSDNVFGEVLANGSATGTLGAVLDGQVDMTGVLTVTEGRTKHMDFSRHLFLEIMQVAVKRPVLEPDVAGFVKPFTSWVWLSIVVAMLLTALACTLLLTVWRSPTSDTPHRERDCGCGGEASLGSTLPPLLWCLAVLLSRGTTWVYKTVSLRVIASVWFLASFILSTVYSSNLKAMLITPRVQLPFDNLEELDKSQYPLYLIETSATHTAISAAADDSPLGRLKDQVVTMQDELEIARLFYAGNRMSIAGLSISFRHFMNHAFSRNGFCTEYVMQGDRLMEGLSQALGFPKGSRLRPRVDDVILRLREAGIINYLLYRAMPNSSLCLGPIDQAPSSNKLRAQTLQDFYGVFFIFIGGNFLAAVAFAAEMLTRRRNNTTSDQ